AAGAAATCAGAATTATTATTAATTGGATTTTCAGtttcatttatttttctacaTCACAGATGCAATTCGTGTCAACCCAAAGGCTGAAGCCTGACGTTAAATTAAACACCCCATAGGGGGGAGATACAAAGTGTTGATCCAGCATACATAagaccccacacacacacacacacacacacacacacagtgaGAAGAAATCAATGACCTTATTCCTTCAACATAGTTGTGATACGTAAGGTAAATGATCTGATGACAGGAAGGAGGTATTCATTCCTGAAAGGCCCGTTCATACATCGGACGGTAGAAACGGGTAGTCAGTGTATCCAATAACTGGATCAGAGAGGTAGAAAGTATCTCTATTGTACTTGTTGAGAGGACCATCCATTTCAAACCTCCGGGGCAAGTCCGGGTTGGATAAAAACAAGCGCCCATATGCAACCAAATCAGCATAGCCATCGGCGATCGCTTTATCTCCATCATCCCTACCATATCCACCAGCCACGATGAATGTTCCCTTGAAAGCATCCCTCATGGGGCGAAGGCTGTGCGGGGTTTCAAGCTTTTCCCCAATATTCACCATCCGTGGTTCCACCATGTGGCAGTAGAGGATTCCAAGCTTGTTCAGCGCCTGTGCCATGTATAGGCCCAGAGCTTCCGGGTTTGAGTCTGATGCCTCGGAGTAACTTGCAAAGGGTGAAAGCCTTATGCCAACCTTATCGGCTCCAATTTCATCAGCTACGGCTTGGACTACTTCTAGCGCAAAGCGGCAACGGTTCTCTAAGCTCCCACCGTATTTGTCGGTGCGATCATTGACTTGGTCCTTCAAGAACTGGTCGATCAAATAACCATGAGCCCCGTGGATTTCGACGCCATCAAATCCTGCACACCATGCAAGGCATTGAGGTTAGAAATCACTTTCCTTCAGGAGTAGTCAAGACGATGTTGAATAACTCAGTAGGTACTACTTGTTGGTTGTTAGACACTTGACACAACATTCATGAGAACCTTTGCATGTTGATTTTTCTCCTAATACTCCATCCATTTTCAATTTACTTCACATAGTAGTTTTGTCTGAAGTATAACTTTGTGAAGTTTGACTAAGTTTATATAAAAAACAAAAACATTCACAATACTAAATCAATATCATTAGATCCATCATGAAATATATTTTGATATTTATTTAATAGATATTGTAGATGTTAACATTTTTGGTCAAAATTTACAAAGTTTGACCCAAGACAAAACTAATATGCGTATTAAATTGAAATGGAGGGAGCACTAATTTGGGTGAATGACAAGTCTGTAACATGAATGATAATCTTAGCCTGTTCTTAACATTTGGAGGGCAAAATGTCAGAAGGGATCTCATGTCAGAATATTGGAACTTACCGGCTTCAATTGCATTTCTAGCAGCGACCCTGAAATCATCGATGACCAACGGGATTTCATCAGTCTCTAGTCGCCTAGGGGTTGAGACTTTGGCCAATCCTATGCCATCGGCTCTCGTTGCAGGTTTGATTGGCTTATCGGTGCTTGAAATTGGAGCCTGCCCATTAGGCTGAAAAGCTGCACAGGGAGAACGAACATGTGTTAGCGAAATAGAAACAGGATTATTGGAGTGATAATGAGGTTACTAATGCATTTTCATTTACGCGAAACATGAGGTGACTCATGCTGCCATAAAACGGTGAGTAATTGTACAGAATGTAAAAGAGTAAATTATCGAGCCAAAAAATCTTAAATAAATTCGAGGCCTTCTTGCTTGTGAATACGCCCTCCGTAGaaaaatgtaagacgttttttatGCCCTATGCAAAACCAAAAATAGTCTGACATTTTGGATTTTTGGTACAGAGGTAGTAATTACTACAATATCAAGTTTAGTTTGAGGGCAAGCTTATGTCAGAGTTAGTAAACTTACCATGATTGGAGACTCTTCCTACATGCCAAATCTGACAGAAAAATATTCCTCCTTTGGCATGAACCCCATCGACGATCGGCTTCCATGCTTCTACCTGCTTCTTGGTCCAGATGCCAGGAGTGTCCTTGTACCCCTGAGCAGTGTCTGAAACTCCAGTGGCCTCAGCAATCAGAAGGCCTCCTTTGGTTGCTCTCTGCTGATAATACAGTACGGCATGCGGCTGAGGAACGTTTCCGAACGACCGCTCCCTTGTGAGCGGCGCAAGAACCACCCTGAACAGAAAAAGGAAAGCTCTCAGGAACAAGTGGGTCATCACTCATCAAGCAAAGAAGAGTGGCAGAATTCATTGGACGTGTTCTTCCGCACACCTGAACAAAATTTAGGGGCTCATGGCTACCATATTTCCACAGAAAATTCATCAGACTCTTTTATAGGTTTATAATTGTTCACTAATCGTCTAGAGAAATTGTGAGCAATGGCAGATGATTTGAGTCGACGAGGAAAGCAGCAAAACTTTGG
The sequence above is a segment of the Aegilops tauschii subsp. strangulata cultivar AL8/78 chromosome 6, Aet v6.0, whole genome shotgun sequence genome. Coding sequences within it:
- the LOC109746826 gene encoding putative 12-oxophytodienoate reductase 11 is translated as MSNAASATPLLAPYKMGKFDLSHRVVLAPLTRERSFGNVPQPHAVLYYQQRATKGGLLIAEATGVSDTAQGYKDTPGIWTKKQVEAWKPIVDGVHAKGGIFFCQIWHVGRVSNHAFQPNGQAPISSTDKPIKPATRADGIGLAKVSTPRRLETDEIPLVIDDFRVAARNAIEAGFDGVEIHGAHGYLIDQFLKDQVNDRTDKYGGSLENRCRFALEVVQAVADEIGADKVGIRLSPFASYSEASDSNPEALGLYMAQALNKLGILYCHMVEPRMVNIGEKLETPHSLRPMRDAFKGTFIVAGGYGRDDGDKAIADGYADLVAYGRLFLSNPDLPRRFEMDGPLNKYNRDTFYLSDPVIGYTDYPFLPSDV